The nucleotide sequence GATAAAGATTGTTCTTTCAACAGAGCTTTTAACATTGAACCTATTTCATTGCTTTTGTTTTCATCCCGCATACTCTATTTTCCTTTCTATGAACTCATCAGGCATTTAAAGATTGTAAGACAGCCCAATACCTACAAATATACAAATAACGTTGACAATTTGTCAACGTTATAGGCGGACTCCTTTTAAATTATCTATTTAATCACTGGCATCTTGTCAACAGTTAGCCAAAAAGCTGGTTGGTTAATTTTTCAATCATTAGAAGGCGGCGTTTCCAGTGAGAAAAGCAAGTCCCAGTAGTTCACAGATCGCACACGGAAAGCGTCTGCCTGCATCAAAATCAACAACCAGATATCACAGGGCCAAACAAAAAAAGCAGTCTGTCTGCCGTTTAAGCATTGACCACTTTCCTAAAAATTCTTCTATGCTACTTAAACCATTCCCTATGAGACGGTTCGCCGTACTACACTTAAATCCCTACTTCTGTTTCCTGTTGCAGGACTTCTCATGCTGGAGCAGCCACTCTTTTCTCCACAGCCCTCCTGCATAGCCAGTTAATGTCCCATTAGAACCAATAATTCTGTGGCAGGGAATGACAATACTTAGCTTATTTTTTCCATTTGCACTTCCTACAGCTCTAATAGCTTTTTGATTTCCAATAGAAACAGCAATATCCTTGTAAGATCCCGTTTCTGCATACGGAATTTCTTTTAATGCTTCCCATACTTTTTTTTGAAAATCAGTTCCTTCAAATTGATAAGGAAATGTAAATTCATAGCGATCGCCTTTAAAATATTCGTCAAGTTGGTTATAGCATTCTGCTAAAACTGGAGGAGTGTCCGGTTGTAAAACATTCACCTTTTTATCCTCTTCAGAGAACAGAATAGAAAGGATCACTTCATCAGTACCAAGTATTTCGATTACGCCAATTGGCGATTCATAATCTAATTTATATTTTTTGTCATATAAAGACCTCCAAAGATAAAAGGTAGCGTATGCCTGCCAGCCTTTCCATCCCAATGCTAATTCTTCAATTTCTTTTATAGTCGGCTTCTTCTTAAGTCCTAGCAGATTCTTCAATGCATGATGAAGTCCGACATCTGTTATTGGGAAGGAAGAAGTATCGTGTAGACATTTCATCATTACATAATCTGCCGTCCATGCTCCAACCCCTCTTATCGCCATTAATGATTTTTTTATTTGCTGGTAATCTTTTTGCTGGAGCAGCCATTCCTTTGTTAATTCTCCATTTGTCATGGCTTTCGCAATGCCAATAATATATTCAGCCTTCCTAGCAGAAAATTGAAGTTCCCTTAAATCATCCACACTTACAGAAGCAATTTTTTCAAATGAGGGGAATATCCAAAATATTTCTCCCTCAAAAACTAGGCACTCGCCAAAGTGTTCAACGAAGCGTCTCTTTAATGTGTAAGCAAATGCTAAATTAATTTGCTGTCCGATAATTGCCCACACTAATGCTTCAAATAAATCCGGTATACATATAATCCGTAGCCCATCATATTGATGAGCAAGTTTTTTAAAATTTGATCTTGGTGAGCTGCCCGATAAAATCCTTCTACATCCTGCTCCAAATCAAACCATTCCCAAATGTACTCCCCCACTTTTTGGCGAGAGGGACCAGAGGGAGTGCTTATTAGAAATTCAACCTTTATCGAATGATTGATGTATCCAATTTTACATAAAATCAAAGATTCATCCACTTTTATCAGTTTAACGATAGATTTCCCTTTCATTTGATGAAGCACTTCCTGATTGGACCTTCCTAAAAAAGTAAGACATTCTTCAAAATTAAATTCCTTAGGAGGATAAATCTCTATATAAGATCCATAATCAGCCCAATTCATTTAGGAATCCCTTTCGATATTCACTCGGTGAACAGTTTTTTAAGCTTCGAAACACTTTATAAAAATTAGAAGGACTTTGAAATCCTACCTCATAGCAGATCTCCAGATTCGTAAGGGCTGTGCATTTGAGAAGATAGGCTGCTTTATCGATACGTATCTTTTCTAAATAAGTACGAGGAGTCTCAGAGGTTTCTTGTTTAAATAAGCGTTCCAAATAAAAGGGACTTAGACCGACTTCTGCCGCTATATCTTTTAATATCAGGTTTTGTTTATAATGATTGACCAGAAACGTAATGATGTCTCTGACAATCTCCATATGCGGGGATTGCTCAACTTCCGGCCGACACCTCTTACAAGCGCGAAAACCAGCTTTTTCTACTTCATTTATGTCGGTGTAAAATTCCACATTCATTTTTTTGGGTTTCCTTGACCTGCAGGAAGGACGGCAATATATTCTGGTTGTTTTCACGGCTGTAAAAAATAATCCATCATACTTACGGTCACAAGCCATAA is from Bacillus sp. PK3_68 and encodes:
- a CDS encoding Ada metal-binding domain-containing protein codes for the protein MVNTINLSFEEMWEKIMACDRKYDGLFFTAVKTTRIYCRPSCRSRKPKKMNVEFYTDINEVEKAGFRACKRCRPEVEQSPHMEIVRDIITFLVNHYKQNLILKDIAAEVGLSPFYLERLFKQETSETPRTYLEKIRIDKAAYLLKCTALTNLEICYEVGFQSPSNFYKVFRSLKNCSPSEYRKGFLNELG
- a CDS encoding methylated-DNA--[protein]-cysteine S-methyltransferase gives rise to the protein MGWKGWQAYATFYLWRSLYDKKYKLDYESPIGVIEILGTDEVILSILFSEEDKKVNVLQPDTPPVLAECYNQLDEYFKGDRYEFTFPYQFEGTDFQKKVWEALKEIPYAETGSYKDIAVSIGNQKAIRAVGSANGKNKLSIVIPCHRIIGSNGTLTGYAGGLWRKEWLLQHEKSCNRKQK